One Primulina eburnea isolate SZY01 unplaced genomic scaffold, ASM2296580v1 ctg1167_ERROPOS772328, whole genome shotgun sequence genomic window carries:
- the LOC140820541 gene encoding uncharacterized protein, with the protein MEMREIGARQILVYMGHLYKDLKKKNKADYFSFVDPGNIPTCLIGTDGRDLSQHIADKLEAVCRDSICLIPYNTGYHWILTIVNEDKNMIYLLDSTSNRN; encoded by the exons ATGGAGATGAGGGAGATAGGTGCCAGACAAATTTTAGTTTACATGGG TCACCTCTACaaagatttgaagaaaaaaaacaaGGCTGATTATTTTTCGTTTGTGGATCCCGGTAATATACCTACATGCCTTATTGGCACAGATGGCCGTGACTTATCACAACATATTGCTGACAAGTTGGAAGCAGTGTGTAGAGATAGCATCTGCCTCATCCCATACAACACTGG ATACCATTGGATCTTGACAATCGTCAACGAAGATAagaatatgatatatttattggaTTCTACGTCTAACAGGAACTGA